The genome window CAATACCATCGTGGCCAAAACTTGAATAAGGATCCAACGCTACATCTGTCATGACGTACATTTCTGGAGCGACTTCTTTAACGGTTTTGATAGCACGTTGCATAAGGCCCTCTTTATTTAAAGCTTCTGTTCCTTTGTTATCTTTTAATTCGTCCGGTACTTTGACAAATAGCAACACGCTTTTCAGTCCCATATCCCAGAGCAATTGCACTTCTTTTTTTAAAATATCCAGGCTGTAACGGTAATAATCAGGCATGGACGCGATTTCTTCCCTGATACCTTTTCCTTCTACTATAAATAAGGGTACAATAAAATCACTTGGTGAAATCAAGGTCTGTTGCACCAGAGATCTTACCGTGGCACTGGTTCTTAATCTTCTATTTCTTCTTAGCGGATACATATTATAAATCTAGTTTATTGATGAGGTTGCGGTAATCCATTTCATAATTAGGAATCTTCAAAGTTACCTTCTTTGCGGTATTTAAAATAATGATAGCGGGAGTTTCTGAGTTGCTGTCATTATGAAACCGGAATTGGTTTTGTATAAAATCATTGATAAGAAGCGCTTCATCATAAGTAATGGTTCTTCTCACAACTTCTTCAGCCTTTTTATAAACGATATAATCTTCTATAAAGCTCATGGATGCTGTTGTGTCATCATTTAGAATATACTCTATCGTAAAATCTTTACTTTGAAATATCGAATTGATGTTCTCTGTGGTGACATCAGCGGTTTGCTGGCAAGAGATGAAGCTCAAAAAACCAAGAAGAATTATTACCTTTCTCATAACTGGTACTTTATAATTTTTGTCATTCCAGAAAATTTGGACGTAGAACTTTAGAATTGATCTATCATGCGTTTCCAAATTTGTCTGGTATCCAATCTAGTTTTTTTTCCTAGGGGCAGCATGAACTCTGCCCTTAGGAAAACGCTTTAAGTCAATCGTCTACCGTCACCAGTCGGCCGTCACTATCATTCCTTATTCAAAACCGTACTGCTTGCTTGTGCGGTGCACATTACTGTTAAATCAGCAATATTTACGTGTGCCGGTCGGGTCAGTGCAAACAGAATGACATCAGCCACATCTTGCGGTTGCAGGGGCATGTAACCTTGATATACTTTATCTGCTCTTTCTGCATCTCCTTTAAATCGCACTTCGCTAAAGTTAGTTTGTACGAGCCCTGGATTTACAGCACCTACTCTAATATGGTAGGGATTTAAGTCCAGTCGCATTCCAGTAGTAATAGCATCGACCGCATGTTTAGAACCGCAATATACATTTCCATTAGGATAGACTTCTTTTCCTGCCGTAGAACCTATGTTGATGATGTGCCCGCTTTTACGCTCGCGCATTTGTGGCATTACCGCATGACTTACATAAAGCAAGCCTTTGACATTAATATCTATCATCGCGTCCCAGTCTTCTAGACTACCTTTGTCAATAGGGTCTAAGCCATGAGCATTACCAGCATTATTAATTAAGATATCGATCTTGTGGAAAGGAGGTTCGGTAAGGCTATGTATTTGTTCTTCTACTGTTTTTTGATCGCGCACATCAAAGCAAAGCGTTTGTATAGGGACCAGTTGAGAAAGTTCTTGTTTTAATTCGGCTAGTTTTTCTTTGTTACGGCCACAAAGCACTAAAGCAAAATCATTTTTGGCAAGTGTTTGTGCTGTAGCTAGTCCTATTCCGCTTGTTGCTCCAGTAATCAGTGCTGTTTTCATATCTGATGTTTCTAACAAAAATAAGGAAAAGGTACGGTCGATATGTTGGAATTATGTTAGGGTTTTTATTTCCTAAGAAAAGGAAAGTGGATAAAAAATCATCATTTATCAGAAAGCACCAGCGTTAACAATCGATAACATAAAAATATACTTCTGTGAAGTATATCAACCTGTCCTTAGTTAAATTTGGTAGTTACAGAAGCGGGGGTTAATTTTAACGACTTTTAAACAGTTCTATCTTTTATGATTGGGCATTTTTGTAATTCCTTGACGTCGCTAGTCATTAATGAATAAGGGAAGCTTAAAGTTTTAACGAGTTTACTAAATAAGATTTAAGAAAATATACTTATGGATCAACAAAACACGCAGGTAGATATTGCGAGTATCAATGAAAAAGTGGCACAGGAAAGCCAGTTTGTGGATTTACTCGTTAATGAAATGAACAAGGTAATTGTAGGTCAACAATACATGATAGAACGTTTGCTTATAGGCCTTTTGGGTCGTGGGCACATTCTATTAGAAGGAGTTCCTGGACTTGCAAAAACACTTGCTATTACAACACTTTCTAAAGCCGTAAGCGGTTCTTTTTCAAGAATCCAATTTACACCAGATCTTCTTCCAGCAGATGTGGTAGGTACATTGATTTACAACATGAAAGATGGCGAATTCAATATCAAAAAAGGACCCATATTTGCCAATTTTGTACTTGCAGATGAGATCAACCGTGCACCAGCTAAAGTACAGAGTGCGCTGTTAGAGGCTATGCAGGAAAAGCAGGTAACTATAGGGGATACCACTTTTAAATTACAAAAGCCATTTTTAGTAATGGCAACACAAAATCCAGTAGATCAAGAAGGAACCTATCCATTGCCAGAAGCACAAATGGATCGTTTTATGTTAAAAACGGTGATCGATTACCCTAGCATTGCAGACGAGCAGCACATTATGCGAGCAAATTTAAAAAAGGATTTTCCCGAGCCTAATGCAGTGGTGTCAGTAGAACAAATTTTACGTGCTCAGGATGCGGTAGAAATTGTTTACATGGATGAAAAGATCGAGAAATACATTCTAGACATCATCTTTGCGACTCGTTACCCAGAAAAATACAACCTGGCTGAGTTGAAGCCATTGATCTCCTTCGGTGCATCGCCTCGTGGATCGATCAACCTTGCCAAGGCTGCAAAATGTTATGCTTTTATAAAAAGACGTGGTTATGTAGTTCCAGAAGATGTACGCGCCGTAGTACTAGACGTTTTGCGTCACAGAATAGGAATCACTTACGAAGCTGAAGCAGAAAACTACACCACAGAAGACATCGTAAACAAGATCGTAAATACGATTGAGGTACCATAATAGTTGTTTGTTAATGGTTGTCAGTTAATTGTCGTATCGCAAAATGTTGGACACTGCTGCGCATTCTCATGATAAGTATTGATCAAGTGTGTATAAAAACTCGATTTTTGAAACCAATTCGATACTAATTTTAAGTGGAGTTTTTTTACTTCTAACAACTAACAACTAACAACTAATAACTAATAACCACGAGTACACCGAGCCATGAACACACAAGAACTCCTTAAAAAAGTACGTAAGATCGAGATCAAAACGCGTCGCTTGAGCGATGCTGTTTTTGGTGGCGAGTACCACAGTGCTTTTAAAGGGCGCGGAATGACTTTTAGCGAGGTGCGGCAGTACCAGTTTGGTGATGATGTGCGTAATATCGATTGGAACGTAACCGCTCGATACAGTGAGCCCTATATCAAAGTTTTTGAGGAAGAACGGGAGTTGACCTTAATGTTGGTAGCAGACATTAGCGGCTCTACACTTTTTGGAACTCAAGAGCAAATCAAAAAAGAAATTATAACAGAGTTGTGCGCTACACTGGCATTCAGCGCTATGCAAAACAATGATAAAGTAGGATTGCTTTTATTTTCTGATCAGGTAGAATTGTACATTCCGCCTAAGAAAGGGAAATTTCATATTCTTAGAATTATAAGAGAATTGCTAGAATTTAAAGCTATAGGTAAAGGAACAGATGTGGCTGGAGCATTGAAGTTTCTAGCCGGTGTCCTTAAGAAAAAAGCCATCGTATTTGTGATGTCAGATTTCATGAGTGCCGATTATAAAAAAACGCTTCAAATTGCAGGACGCAAACACGATGTCACTGGAATTAGAGTTTATGACCAGCGTGAGGCAGAAATGCCTAAAATGGGACTCGTACAATTCAAAGATCAAGAAACAGGAAAAACACAGTTGATCAATACCAGTTCTAAATCGGTACGCATTAAATATGCCGCTTATCACAAAGAATGCGCTGCTTATTTTAAAGATGCTTTTACAAGATCTGATGCAGGCGCCATAGATTTAGAAACACAAGAGAATTATACCAAGAAACTATTAGGATACTTTAAAGCACGATGATCAAAAAACTAGTGTACATATCGTTTTTATTATGCATCGCCATAACTACTGCTCAAGATCAGACAAAGAAAGAGGTGGTTACTAAGGTAGATCGCGACTTGATCAAAATAGGGGAAGAAGTAAAACTAGGAATCAGTGTAGAAGCTGACTTAGGTGATTTGATCATTTTTCCCGAACAACAAACTATGGGTGCCATGGAAGTGCTGCAAAGTTACCCAGTAGATAGCTTGAGAATTGCCGATAAAATCAGGTTGTTCAAGCAATACGGCATTACGCAATTTGACTCGGGTGACTACTGGGTGCCACGATTGCAGATATTGAAAAACAGCCGAAGCATACAATCAGACTCTGTACTGATAAGCGTGAGAGAAGTGGTTGTTGACACTACTAAGCAAGGCATGTTTCCTATAAAGGATTCGGTAGATATAGAAGATCAATCCACTCTTTCTTACAGCTGGATGTGGTGGTTATTGCTATTAATTCCTGTGGGGCTTTTAGTAGTTTTGCTTTCGCGAAAGCGGGAACAAAAAACCTATGAAGAAACGTTACAACCTTACGAGTGGACCAAATATCGTCTCAAACTGCTGGACGAAAGTGGTCGTTTAGAAAACCGCGAATGGAAGCAATATTATACAGAGCTTACGTATATTATTAGAAGGTACATCGATTCTAAAGTCTACGGTCAGACGCTGGAAAGTACCACTGGACAATTGATTAAAGAGCTGAAAATTGCGATGTCAGAAAAAGACATGCACATTACCGATAAAACACAATCCAGGCTAGAAGAAATCCTTCAAAAAGCCGATTTGGTAAAATTTGCTACTGCCAGTGGAGATGCGATAAGTGCTAAGGAAGACCGACAGCGCACTATGGAAATTATTAATAATATCCATCAAGTACTACCACCGCCTACTGAAGAAGAACTCATGCAGGATGCGCGTTACAGACGCAAGCAAGAAATTAAAAAACGCACTCGCAACCTATTAATCGGTATCGCAGTAGGTGTTGTTGCTTTGGGAATTGCGGCTGGAATCTGGGGCTACCTATCAGGATTTGATAATGTAAAAGACAAGGTTTTTGGGAATTCTCAAAGAGCACTTACAGAGCAAACATGGTTGACTAGTGAATACGGGATGCCGCCTGTTCAATTGAATTCACCAGATATTTTGGTACGTCAAGACACTACCGTTTTAAGTGATCAATTCTCTGTTATTGCCGCCACAGTAGATCAATTTGCGTCTGGAGAACTCTCTGATGATTTTTATATAGGTGTGATCACATTTACTTTAAAGGGTCAAGGTCCTAAAGAAGAAAGTCAATTATCTAAAGAAATGGCACACGATAATATGATTCAAATGCTTGATGGAATGGGAGCTACTGATATTTTAATGCTCGATGATGACGTAGAAATTAATGGTATAAATGGAGTTTCGCTAGAAGGTACTTATAATCTAGATGGTGAGGATTATGAATATGAAATTCTCATGATGCTCAATAAAGTAGGAATAGATCAAATAATTATCAGTAATAAAAAGGACGATGAAGAAGATTCTGATCGCGAATTCGGAAGAATTTTGAGAGAACGGGTAAGAAGTTCTATTGTATTTCCATCTTTTGATGATGGTAAAAAGAAGAAAGAATAATGATGGACTGGTTTACAAATATCAAGTTTGCTTCACCAGAAATGTTTTGGTTGCTGCTGGCATTGCCTGTGGTGATCGCTTTTTACATCTGGACTTTTAATCAACAGAATGCGCAAATACAAGTTTCTTCTATTAAGGGGTTTCAAAATAAAGGATCTCTATTAGGAAAGTTGAGACCCTTACTTTTTGTATTTAGACTGCTGGCTTTGGCTTTAATCATCACAGCTCTTGCAAGACCCCAAACAACTGACGTTACTACAAAAACAAAAACAACAAACGGTATAGACATCGTTCTTGCGGTAGATGTAAGTGCGAGTATGCTGGCACGAGACTTTAAACCTGATAGGCTAGAGGCCACTAAAGAAGTTGCCGCAGACTTCATTAATGGAAGACCTAACGACCGTATAGGAGTTGTTGTATATGCTGGAGAAAGCTATACAAAAACACCTATCACAACCGATGAAAAGATATCGCTTAAAGCCATAAAAGATATCAAATTTGACGGTGTTCTAGAAAATGGAACAGCCATAGGAATGGGACTTGCTACCGCAGTAAATAGACTGAAAGAAAGTGAAGCACTGAGTAAAGTGATTATTTTAATGACAGATGGAGTGAACAACAGCGGTTTTCTCGATCCTAAAATAGCTAGTGAGTTAGCGGTAGAGTTTGGTATTAAAGTCTATACCATTGGAATAGGAACTAACGGCAACGCATTGTCTCCATATGCTCAATTACCTGATGGCAGATTCCAGTTTAGAATGGCTCCCGTAGAAATTGATGAAGAGCTCATGAAACAAATCGCAGCTGATACGGGTGGTAAATATTTTAGAGCAGATAATAATAAAAAGCTTAAAGAAATTTATGATGAGATTGATAAATTAGAAAAAACAGAGATCGAGCAATTTGAATTCTATAACATTGAAGAAAAATACAGAGATCTTGTTTTGCTAGCTTTGATCTTTATCGGATTAGAAATGTTATTGCGATATACCATTTTCAAGACGGCGGCGTAGAAAAAGTTATGAGTTCAGAGTTTTTTGAATGGTGAAATATAAGTTGACTATAGAGGATGGAGAGGCAATTAGAAAGCTTTTAGGACAACCTCACAGGTTATAAGCTTGTAAATAACACAGATAAAGCATACTGGATTCCAGACAAATTTGGAACCAGCTATTAAGAATAAAAAGAATTTTGGGAAGCCAAATTTTCTGGAATGACAAATGGTGTGAAAAGAATCGCCTCAGTAAAAGTTCCTTCCCTTGAGGCGTTGCACTGAGCTTGTGGAAGTGGTTGAAGAAAGTAGTGGCAAGCAGATAACTAATAACAGAAAACGAACAGTAGAACGTGTATATACTAGAAGAAAAAATATATTTCTGGCTTTTGTGCCTTATCCCAGTGTTGATAGTTCTATTTATAGGACTTTCTTACTGGAGGTATCGCGCGCAAAAAAAATATACTACTAAGCAAATGCTGGATCATTTGATTCCAGACCGCTCTTGGTTCAAGCCTATTCTAAAATTAGTGACTGTTTGTGTGGGAATTGTATTTTTGGTTTTGGCGTTGGTCAACCTTAAAGCAGGCGAAAAAACAGAAACTGTAAATCGAGAAGGTGTGGATATTGTTTTTGCAGTAGATGTCTCAAAATCTATGCTGGCTGAAGATATCGCTCCTAACCGATTGGAAAAATCACAACGTTTAGTTACGGAGATCATCAACAACTTAGCAAGTGATCGCATAGGACTAATTGCTTATGCCGGAAGCGCCGTGCCACAATTACCGATTACTACCGATTATGGAAGTGCAAAAATGTTCTTGCAATCTTTGAATACCGAATTGATTTCCAGCCAAGGAACCGCTATTAACGAGGCGATACAGTTGGCAGAAAGTTATTATAGCGACGACACAGAAGCTGCAAAAATTTTAGTCATCATTAGCGATGGAGAAGACCATGAAGGAGAGAGTGTTGCCGTTGCTGAGGCAGCTGCTGAGAAAGGAATACGCATTATTACCATAGGAGTAGGAACTGAAAAAGGAACCACGATTCCTATTAAAAGAAATGGAATAGTTAGAGAGTTTAAAAAAGATAGAGATGGGAAAACCGTTATCACTAAGCTCAATGCCGAAACATTAAAAGAAATTTCTGAGGCTGGAAATGGTGTTTATATAGATGGTACGGTTACTGCAACGGTAATAGAACAATTGAAGGAGGAGCTTGCTGGAATAGATAAGGTGGCCTTTGAATCACAGCAATATGCCGATTTTGAATCGCAATTTCAGTGGTTTTTAGGTTTTGGATTGTTCTTTTTATTCTTGGATGTATTTTATCTAGAGAAAAAAACTGTCTGGTTGAAGAAGTTGAATTTATTTAATGAGTAAGAAGATGATGAGAAAGATAGCAGTAGTTCTGGTGGTTATGGGTGGTAACGTTTTCGCGAAAGCGCAACAAACACCTACAACAAATCCAGTGTATGAAAATGCGATAGCAAAGGCTCAGGAATATGCTAATGATGGTGATTTTAACCTTGCAGAAGCAGCCTATAAAAAAGCAAAAGCAGTAAACCCCCAGAGTACAGATGCAGCTTATAATCTAGGAAATTTATACTACGACAATACAAAGAAGTACAACGCTTCTAGCAGTTATGTCGCAGCTGCTGAAACTGCTACAACCAAAGAAGAAAAACATAGAATTTTTCACAATCAGGGAAATCTATTACTGGAAAACAAAGAATATAAAAAGGCAGTAGAGGCTTATAAAAATGCGTTGAGAAATGATCCTACAGACGAAGAAACGCGATACAATCTAGCGCTTGCTAAAAAAGAAGAAGAAAAGCAAGGCGGCGGTGGCGGTGGCGGTGATGATGAAAAAGATAAGAAAGACGATAGCCAGAGCAAAGATCAGGACAATAAAGAAGGTGATAAAGACGAGAAGTCTGACGGTAAAAATGACGGTAAAGAAAACGAGAAAGAGGGCGACAAGAAAAAAGGTGATGGAGAAGGGGATAAAGATCAAGATGGGAAGCCTAAGGATGGAAAAGATGGCGATGGAGAGCCTAAACAACAAGACCAAAAGGCACCTCAACGCGTGGAAGGTAAAATGACCCCTCAACAAATAAGTCAGATACTAGAGGCAATGAGTAATGAGGAACAAAAAATTAGAGATAAAGTAAACGCAAAGAAAGCTCAAGGTCCTGTAAAAAAATCTGAAAAAGATTGGTAATGAAGAATTTGATTTACATGGTATTTTTTTTGGTAAGCAGTTTAAGTCTCGCACAAGTAGACTTTACGGCTGAGGCCAGTCGTGATAAAATTGCGATAAATGAACGTTTGCGTATTGAATTTAAAATGAATGTAGATGGAGATAATTTTACTCCTCCTAATTTTACTGGATTCCAAGTCGTTGCCGGGCCTAGTCAGTCAGTTTCACAAAGCTGGATCAATGGAAAAAGCAGCATGTCTAAGTCGTATACCTATGTGCTTAAGCCTAATAAGACAGGAAAACTCACCATACAGCAAGCGGTCATGACTTATGACGAAAATGAATATAAAACCATACCACAAATCATCAATGTCACCGGTGCGGTAGAAACACCAAAGGGTCCAGATGACCAGTCCATTAGCGCAGATGACAGCATACATTTAGTCGCTGAAGTTTCTAATTCCAATCCTTATTTAAATGAAGCCATACGAGTGGTTTATAAAATTTATGTTTCTAACCAGACAGGTGTTACGGGGTGGAATGAATTAGACAGTCCCAAATACAGAGACTTCTGGTCACAAAATATTGATAATCGCAATAGACAAGTTCAAAATGGAACCTATTTAGGAGAGCCATATCGATACTTGGTTTTAAGAGAAGCAGTATTGTATCCACAAAAAACAGGAAAGCTCGAAATTGAGCCGCTTACTTTAGATGTTCAAGTTCAAGTACCTACTAATAGAAGAGACTTTTTCGGAAGGCCTTATACTACAACTGTCAGTAAAACGGTTAGTGCCGGTAAACGCGAGATTACTGTTAAGAATTTACCAGCAGTAGGTAGACCAGCAAGTTTTACTGGGGCAGTAGGCGATTTTGACTTCAAAGTAGAAATAGATCGTGCGCAACTCGATGCTGGAGAAAGTTTAACGGCTAGTATCAGTGTTTCTGGTTCTGGAAATCTAAAGTTAATGGAGCTTCCTAAATTAAAAGCTCCGCAAAGTCTTGAAGTTTACGAACCAGAACGCAAGAACAATGTGACAACTAACATATACGGGATGCGTGGTAGTATTGCTGATAGTTACACAGTAGTGCCTCAATACGGTGGTAAGTATGTGATTCCACCAGTAGAATTCTCTTATTTTGATCCTACAAAAGAGCAATATTTTATTAAGAATAGCGCTGAGATGTTGTTGATGGTAGATGGCGATGCGCCTACTACAGCAGGAGCAAATACAGTTGCTTCTTCTGGAAATGAAAAGAGAAACCTAATAGAGAATAACGCAGCCTTTGCCTTTATTAAAGCAGAAACCCAATTAGAAAATCAAACCAAAACCTATTTTTTTAATACGGTAACTTATTGGTCGGTTTTGGGAGGAACATTTTTAATTTTACCACTAGTTTTATTAATAAGAGGGCAACAAGAAAAACGCGATTCAGACGTAGTAGGTAATAGAATCAGAACAGCTAATAAATTGAGCAAAAAGTACCTAAGTACTGCTAAGAAGAATTTAGGAAATCACGAGTTGTTTTACATTTCTTTGGAGAAATCTTTGCACAATTACCTCAAATCTAAACTGCGTATGCAAACTGCAGAAATGTCTAAAGATAAAGTTGCGGTTTTACTTGCAGAGCGAGGAGCGGTGGAGGGCGTTAGAAAGGAATTTATAGAGCTGCTAGCCAGCTGTGAATTTGCGAGGTTTACACCATCTTCTGAAACCAGTATGAAAGAAGATTATGAAAAAGCGGGTCGCGTTTTAAACGACATTGATAAACAGATAAAGAAGTAAGATGAAGAAGGCGTTGCACATAGTATGTTTGCTTTTTGTTTTTATAGCTAATGCTCAAGATTCTTTTGAGTTGGCCGCTTTCGCGAAAGCAAACCAAGCATACACAGCCGAAAATTATGACTTGGCTATTGCCGGTTACGAGCAAATTTTAAAAACAGGAAAACACAGCGCTGAGGTATATTTCAACCTAGGGAATGCGTATTATAAAATTAACGCCGTAGGTCCAGCGATCTATAACTACGAAAAATCATTACAATTCGATTCAGAAAATATAGATGTCATCAACAATCTTAAATTTGCAAACCAAATGAAAATTGATGCTATAGAAGCTGCAAATTCGGAAAGTTTGAAGTCTGATTTATCTAGTTTTGTTACCTCCCTAAGTGTTGATGAATGGGCCTATTTTAGTATAGTGATCCTTTTGTTTACCATTTTAATGGCGGTACTTTATTTCTATGCTCAAACTGTGGGCAAAAAACGCCTGTTTTTTATAGTGACTTTTTTGGGTATTCTATTTTCAGCAATTTCTATCGCAGCAGCATTTTATGTAAAGGACAGTTTAAAGGACCAACAATACGCGATCGTTTATACGGCAGAGTTTACCACAAGAGAAGAGCCTAAAGAAAAGTCGGCACCTAGTTTCACTCTACATGAAGGTACAAAAGTAGAAGTACTGGAAGAGTTTAATGAATGGGCGCTGGTGCTACTTTCAAATGGAAATAAAGCATGGATGCCGCTGGATAAGATCAAAAAATTATAACTTTTTTACTTCTTCGACCTATATATCCAGGAACCTTATTACTTTTAAGTGTCTAAATTTTAAGAAGTTTCACTTACTCGTTTTTTTAAAAGGTATCTAAATAGTAATCTATGTTCAAGCATTTAAAAGGAGATTTATTTGGTGGTTTAACCGCTGGAGTTGTAGCCTTACCTTTAGCACTGGCTTTTGGAGTACAATCTGGTATGGGAGCAATCGCTGGATTATA of Nonlabens sp. Ci31 contains these proteins:
- a CDS encoding VWA domain-containing protein, which translates into the protein MYILEEKIYFWLLCLIPVLIVLFIGLSYWRYRAQKKYTTKQMLDHLIPDRSWFKPILKLVTVCVGIVFLVLALVNLKAGEKTETVNREGVDIVFAVDVSKSMLAEDIAPNRLEKSQRLVTEIINNLASDRIGLIAYAGSAVPQLPITTDYGSAKMFLQSLNTELISSQGTAINEAIQLAESYYSDDTEAAKILVIISDGEDHEGESVAVAEAAAEKGIRIITIGVGTEKGTTIPIKRNGIVREFKKDRDGKTVITKLNAETLKEISEAGNGVYIDGTVTATVIEQLKEELAGIDKVAFESQQYADFESQFQWFLGFGLFFLFLDVFYLEKKTVWLKKLNLFNE
- a CDS encoding DUF58 domain-containing protein, coding for MNTQELLKKVRKIEIKTRRLSDAVFGGEYHSAFKGRGMTFSEVRQYQFGDDVRNIDWNVTARYSEPYIKVFEEERELTLMLVADISGSTLFGTQEQIKKEIITELCATLAFSAMQNNDKVGLLLFSDQVELYIPPKKGKFHILRIIRELLEFKAIGKGTDVAGALKFLAGVLKKKAIVFVMSDFMSADYKKTLQIAGRKHDVTGIRVYDQREAEMPKMGLVQFKDQETGKTQLINTSSKSVRIKYAAYHKECAAYFKDAFTRSDAGAIDLETQENYTKKLLGYFKAR
- a CDS encoding SDR family NAD(P)-dependent oxidoreductase, translating into MKTALITGATSGIGLATAQTLAKNDFALVLCGRNKEKLAELKQELSQLVPIQTLCFDVRDQKTVEEQIHSLTEPPFHKIDILINNAGNAHGLDPIDKGSLEDWDAMIDINVKGLLYVSHAVMPQMRERKSGHIINIGSTAGKEVYPNGNVYCGSKHAVDAITTGMRLDLNPYHIRVGAVNPGLVQTNFSEVRFKGDAERADKVYQGYMPLQPQDVADVILFALTRPAHVNIADLTVMCTAQASSTVLNKE
- a CDS encoding vWA domain-containing protein, with amino-acid sequence MMDWFTNIKFASPEMFWLLLALPVVIAFYIWTFNQQNAQIQVSSIKGFQNKGSLLGKLRPLLFVFRLLALALIITALARPQTTDVTTKTKTTNGIDIVLAVDVSASMLARDFKPDRLEATKEVAADFINGRPNDRIGVVVYAGESYTKTPITTDEKISLKAIKDIKFDGVLENGTAIGMGLATAVNRLKESEALSKVIILMTDGVNNSGFLDPKIASELAVEFGIKVYTIGIGTNGNALSPYAQLPDGRFQFRMAPVEIDEELMKQIAADTGGKYFRADNNKKLKEIYDEIDKLEKTEIEQFEFYNIEEKYRDLVLLALIFIGLEMLLRYTIFKTAA
- a CDS encoding BatD family protein, with the translated sequence MKNLIYMVFFLVSSLSLAQVDFTAEASRDKIAINERLRIEFKMNVDGDNFTPPNFTGFQVVAGPSQSVSQSWINGKSSMSKSYTYVLKPNKTGKLTIQQAVMTYDENEYKTIPQIINVTGAVETPKGPDDQSISADDSIHLVAEVSNSNPYLNEAIRVVYKIYVSNQTGVTGWNELDSPKYRDFWSQNIDNRNRQVQNGTYLGEPYRYLVLREAVLYPQKTGKLEIEPLTLDVQVQVPTNRRDFFGRPYTTTVSKTVSAGKREITVKNLPAVGRPASFTGAVGDFDFKVEIDRAQLDAGESLTASISVSGSGNLKLMELPKLKAPQSLEVYEPERKNNVTTNIYGMRGSIADSYTVVPQYGGKYVIPPVEFSYFDPTKEQYFIKNSAEMLLMVDGDAPTTAGANTVASSGNEKRNLIENNAAFAFIKAETQLENQTKTYFFNTVTYWSVLGGTFLILPLVLLIRGQQEKRDSDVVGNRIRTANKLSKKYLSTAKKNLGNHELFYISLEKSLHNYLKSKLRMQTAEMSKDKVAVLLAERGAVEGVRKEFIELLASCEFARFTPSSETSMKEDYEKAGRVLNDIDKQIKK
- a CDS encoding tetratricopeptide repeat protein, translating into MSKKMMRKIAVVLVVMGGNVFAKAQQTPTTNPVYENAIAKAQEYANDGDFNLAEAAYKKAKAVNPQSTDAAYNLGNLYYDNTKKYNASSSYVAAAETATTKEEKHRIFHNQGNLLLENKEYKKAVEAYKNALRNDPTDEETRYNLALAKKEEEKQGGGGGGGDDEKDKKDDSQSKDQDNKEGDKDEKSDGKNDGKENEKEGDKKKGDGEGDKDQDGKPKDGKDGDGEPKQQDQKAPQRVEGKMTPQQISQILEAMSNEEQKIRDKVNAKKAQGPVKKSEKDW
- a CDS encoding AAA family ATPase; protein product: MDQQNTQVDIASINEKVAQESQFVDLLVNEMNKVIVGQQYMIERLLIGLLGRGHILLEGVPGLAKTLAITTLSKAVSGSFSRIQFTPDLLPADVVGTLIYNMKDGEFNIKKGPIFANFVLADEINRAPAKVQSALLEAMQEKQVTIGDTTFKLQKPFLVMATQNPVDQEGTYPLPEAQMDRFMLKTVIDYPSIADEQHIMRANLKKDFPEPNAVVSVEQILRAQDAVEIVYMDEKIEKYILDIIFATRYPEKYNLAELKPLISFGASPRGSINLAKAAKCYAFIKRRGYVVPEDVRAVVLDVLRHRIGITYEAEAENYTTEDIVNKIVNTIEVP